A stretch of DNA from Pseudomonas sp. HN11:
GGCCATCCCGATTTCCCTCGGCGACTCCCATCGCGGCTACCGCGTGATGGGCACCAACGAATCCTACTTCGAACACTACCAATACGGCCGCAAGCAAAACCTCGAACTGGCCAGCGGCCGCGCCTTTGCCACCGATCCATTCGAAGTGGTGCTCGGCGCCGAAGTCGCCGACGCGCTGCACTACAAACTCGGCGACAAACTGGTGCTGGCCCATGGCGTGGCGGTGGTCAGCCTGGTGAAACACGATGACAAACCCTTCACCGTGGTTGGCATTCTCAAACGCACCGGCACCCCGGTGGACCGCACGCTGCACATCAGCCTCGGCGGCATGGAAGCGATTCATATCGACTGGCACAACGGCGTACCGGCTCAGGGCAAAGGCCGCATCAGCGCAGATCAGGCGCGCAATATGGACCTCACGCCACAGGCCATCACCGCGTTCATGCTTGGCCTGAACAACAAGATTTCCACCTTCGCCCTGCAACGGGAGATCAACGAATTCCGTGGCGAGCCGATGCTGGCGATCCTGCCTGGCGTGGCGCTGCAAGAGTTGTGGAGCATGATGGGCACCGCCGAAAAAGCGCTGTTCGTGATCTCGCTGTTCGTGGTGCTTACCGGACTGATCGGCATGCTCACGGCAATTCTCACCAGCCTCAACGAACGACGCCGCGAAATGGCAATTTTACGTTCGGTGGGTGCGCGGCCGTGGCATATCGCAACGTTGCTGATCTTCGAAGCCTTCGCCCTGGCACTGTCCGGCGTGGTCGCCGGCGTGGCTTTACTGTATGTGTGCATCGCCGCCTCGCGTGGGTATCTGCAGGCCAATTACGGTCTGGATCTGCCGATGGCCTGGCCGAGCGAATATGAATGGACGCTGCTCACCGGTATCCTGGCCGCCGCGCTGTTGATGGGTAGCGTGCCCGCGTGGCGCGCCTATCGGCAATCCCTGGCTGATGGCCTGTCGGTCAGGCTGTAGAACAGCAACCTTAAGCTTCAAGCTTTAAGCTGCAAGCAGATTGGCTTTTACTTGAGGCTTATCGCTTGCAGCTACCTACTGAGGAACGAGTCATGCGTCGTGCGCTGTTTGCGTTGTTGCTGCTGGTGGCCGTTCCGGCCTGGGCGGAAGATCAGCCCAAGGATTTGTCCTGGCAGGAGATGATCCCGCCGGACGCGCCGCCGGAAATCCCCAACATGAAACCGCTGCACGACTTGTCGAACATGGCTGATGCCTTGTCGGTCGAGGCGGCGCCAGCGGCCAAGCAGGACTTACCCAACGCACCGGTGGTGCAAAGCCTGGACGGCCAGCACATCCGTCTGCCGGGTTATATCGTGCCGCTGGAAGTCAGTGAAGAAGGCCGCACCACGGAGTTCTTGCTGGTGCCGTATTTCGGCGCGTGCATCCATGTGCCGCCGCCGCCGTCAAACCAGATCGTGCACGTCAGAAGCGAAGTCGGCGTGAAGCTCGATGAGCTGTATCAGCCGTACTGGATCGAAGGCGCGATGCAAGTCAAACCGTCCACCAGCGAACTGGCCGATGCCGGTTACCAGATGGATGCCGAGAAAATTTACATGTACGAGCTGCCTGAATAAGGCTGATCGCCCTTTCATTGAGCTGAGTCAAAAGACCGAGCGGAACGATCTTTACCATTGGACGTACAACTTTTAAACGTCCTTTGGAGCTCCCATGAACAAGTCTCTGCTCGGCGCGTCCCTCTTCGCGCTCGCCCTCGTTGCCCCCGTCGCACACGCTCACGAAGCGGGCGACATTCTGGTTCGCGCCGGTGCAATCACCGTGAACCCGAAGGCAGACAGCGGCCACGTCAAAGTTGACCAGGGCCCGTTGGCAGGCACCAACCTGGGCGGCAAGGCGACCATGAGCAGCGACACCCAGCTGGGCCTGAACTTCGCCTACATGCTGACCAACCACGTCGGTATCGAACTGCTGGCGGCCACGCCGTTCGAGCATGATGTGAAAATCAAGGGCACCGCCCTGAGCCCGGCCAACGGCAAGCTCGGTACCCTGAAGCACCTGCCGCCAACCCTGAGCGTCGTGTACTACCCGCTCGACAACAAGTCGGCGTTCCAACCGTACGTGGGCGCCGGTATCAACTACACCTGGATCTACGACGAACACGTCGGCAGCCGTGCCCAAGGCGCAGGCTTCAGCAACTTCAAGGCTGAAAACTCCTGGGGCTGGGCCGCGCAGATTGGCGCGGACTACATGATCAACGACAAGTGGATGATCAACGCCCAGGCGCGCTACATCGACATCAGCACCAAGGCCACCGTGGAAAACAACGGCGTGGCACCGGGCACTCGCGCCAAGGTCAATGTGGACGTGGACCCGATGGTTTACATGGTGGGTATTGGCTACAAGTTCTAAGCAACACTGCAGAACCCTGTGGGAGCGGGCTTGCTCGCGAAGGCGGTGGATCAGTCGATAAATCTTTTGACTGACATTCCGTATTCGCGAGCCAGCCCGCTCCCACATTGGACCCAAGTTTCTTCAGCCGTGGCGGTAGAACCGATCCAGCAACGCCGGCAACCCCGCACGCCACGCCCGTGGCTTGATGCCGAAGGTGTGGAGGATTTTCTTGCAGGCGAGCACCGCATGTTGCGGTTCTTCACTCGCATCCGGCCGGGCGGCGTGGGCCTGGGCGGTGGGGGACTCGATCGCCAGCGAGTGGTAGCTGCGCGCTTCGGTGAGGATCGCCTGGCCCAGCGCCAACGGCGTGGTCGCCTCTTGGCCGGCGTAGTGATAAGTGCCCCACAGCGGCGCCGCGCAATCGAGTTGCTTAAGCACTGAGATGATCACCCGCGCCGCATCGTCCACCGGCGTCGGGTTGCCGCGACGGTCATCCGCCATCAGTAACTCATCCGGTTTCTCGGCCCGAGCCAGGAAGCGTCCGAGGGTGCCGTCGAGACTGTCATCCAACAGCCAGCCAAACCGTAGCAACACATGTTGCGGGCAGGTGGCGCGCACGCTTTGCTCGATGCGCCACAACGCCTGGCCGCGCAGACCCAGGGGCACCGGCTCGTCCTTTTCGCTGTAGGCGGTGGCGCGGGAGCCATCGAACACGCGGTAGCTGGACGGTTGCAACAGGGTGATGTTGTGGTGCTGGCACAGCTCAGCCAAGCGTTCGATGGCGAACTCCTGGGCGGCCAGACGGGTCTCGCTGACAGCTTCAGCCTGGAACCAGTCGAAATAGTAGGCGAGATTGATCAACGCATCGGGACGTGTGTCGTCGAGCAATTGGGTGAGGCTCGCGGCATCCCAGCCGTCTTGGGGCGGTTTGGGTGCGAGGAAACCGATGTCTTCCTCTGCACCGAGGCGAATCAGCGCCTGCCCGAGGGCATTCCCGCCGCCCAGTAACATAAGGCGCATTCGCATAGATTGAGCAGGCCCGGTCAGTATGGAACGATGGTTATTCAGGTATTTGTCAGAATCGTTGCATTTTGCGGGTTTGTAGCGCAACCGTCACGGATAAAGTGTGCGATTGCAACTTGTTGAATCGGGCGGTATCAATCACTACATGAACCTTCCTGAATCCACGGACCGCGCATTGGACGGCTTCCACCCCGCCGTCAGCGCCTGGTTTCGCAGCACGTTCCCCTCGGTGACCGCCGCCCAGGCCCAGGCATGGCCGCTGATTCGCCAGCGCCAATCGACGCTGATCGCCGCGCCCACCGGTTCCGGCAAGACGCTCACGGCGTTCCTGGCGGTGCTCGACGACCTGGTCCACCAAGGCCTGGCCCATGGCGGTGAGTTGCCGGATGAGACGCTGGTGGTTTACGTGTCGCCGCTCAAGGCGCTGTCCAACGACATCCAGATCAATCTGCAAAACCCATTGGCCGGTATTACCGAGCATTTGCAGAATCAAGGCCTGCCGCCGCTGGTGATCCGCACCGCCGTGCGGACCGGCGACACCCCGCAAAAAGACCGCGCGCTGATGCGCAAGCGCCCGCCGCATATCCTGGTGACCACCCCGGAATCGCTCTACGTGCTGCTGGGTTCGGATTCCGGCCGACAGATGCTCGCCAGCACACGCACAGTGATCGTTGATGAAATCCACGCCATCGCCGCCGGCAAACGGGGCAGCCACCTGGCCCTGAGCCTGGAGCGTCTGCAAGGCCTGTGCGCCGAGCCACTGATGCGCATTGGTTTGTCGGCCACACAAAAGCCGATCAATGTGGTATCGCGGTTCCTGGTGGGCAGCGGCCGGGACTGCGCGATTGTGGATATCGGCCACGCCCGCCCCCGCGATCTGGATATCGAGGTGCCGCCCGCGCCGCTTTCGGCGGTGATGGCCAACGATGTGTGGGAGTTGGTCTACGACCGCCTCGCCGAATTGGCCCGCGAGCACCGCACCACGCTGGTGTTCGTCAACACCCGCCGCCTGGCCGAACGCCTGGCCCGGCATTTGAGCGAGCGCCTGGGCAAAACTGCCGTGGCCGCTCACCACGGCAGCCTGGCGAAGGAGATGCGGCTGGACGCCGAGCAACGGCTCAAAGGCGGCGAGCTGCAAGTGCTGATCGCCACCGCATCCCTGGAATTGGGCATTGATATCGGCGATGTGGATCTGGTCTGTCAGATCGGCTCGCCCGGCTCGATCAACGGCTTTCTGCAACGAGTGGGCCGCTCCGGCCACCAAGTTGGCGGTACGCCCAAGGGGCGGCTGTTCGCCACCACCCGCGATGACTTGATCGAATGCGCCGCGCTGCTCGACTGCGTGCGCCGGGGCGAACTCGACACGCTGCACATTCCCGTGGCGCCGTTGGACGTCCTGGCCCAACAAATCATCGCCGAAGTCAGTGCCCGCGAATGGTCGGAGCAAGGCTTGCTGGAGGTGATCCATCGCGCCGCGCCCTACGCCGAACTGGATGAGCGTCATTACCAGGCACTCCTGCAGATGCTCAGCGACGGTTACAACGGTCGCCAGGGCATCCGCAGCGCCTATCTGCACCGCGACGCCATGACCCGCACCTTGCGCGGCCGGCGCGGCGCCAAGCTGACCGCCGTGACCAGCGGCGGCACCATTCCCGACAACGCCGACTACAGCGTGTTGCTCGAACCCCAGAGCCTGAACATCGGCAGCGTCAACGAAGACTTCGCGGTGGAAAGCATCGCCGGGGATATCTTCCAGCTTGGCAATACCTCGTATCGAATCCTGCGGGTCGAAGCGGGCAAAGTGCGCGTTGAAGACGCTCATGGCCAGCCGCCGACCATTCCGTTCTGGCTCGGCGAAGCGCCGGGGCGCAGCAATGAATTGTCGGCAGCCGTGGCCCGCCTTCAAGGGCAGATAGACGCGCTGCTCAGCGCCACGCCCGGCAACCTGCAATCCGCGCAGGACTGGCTCACCAAAACCCTCGGACTCAACCGCGCAAGCGCCGAACAGATCCTCGATTACCTGGCCCGCACACGCCAGGCCCTGAGCGCCCTGCCGTCCCAGAACACGCTGATCATGGAGCGGTTTTTCGACGCGTCCGGCGGCACCCAACTGATCATCCACACGCCGTTCGGCAGTCGCGTCAACCGCGCCTGGGGCCTGGCCCTGCGCAAGCGCTTTTGCCGTACCTTCAATTTCGAATTGCAGGCGGCGGCCAGCGAAAATGCGATCGTATTGTCGCTGTCCACCAGCCACAGTTTCGAGCTGGATGAGGTGTGGCGTTACCTCAACAGCCACAGCGCCGAACACATCCTGATCCAGGCCGTGCTGGATGCGCCACTGTTCGGCGTGCGCTGGCGCTGGAATGCCGGTGTGGCGTTGGCGTTGCCGCGTTATACCGGCGGGCGCAAGGTCGCGCCGCAGATCCAGCGGATGAAAAGCGAGGACCTGATCGCCAGCGTCTTCCCGGACCAGATCGCCTGCCTGGAAAACCTCGCTGGCGAGCGCGAAGTACCCGAGCATCCGCTGGTGGAGCAAACCCTCGACGACTGCCTGCACGAAGCCATGGACAGCAACGCCTGGCTGGCCCTGCTGCGGCGCATGGAACGCGGCGAAGTGCGCTTGATCAGCCGCGACCTGCCGGCCCCTTCACCCATGGCCGCAGAAATTCTCAGCGCCCGCCCCTACACCTTTCTCGACGATGCTCCGCTGGAAGAACGCCGCACCCAGGCCGTGCTCAACCGGCGCTGGAGCGACCCGCAGAGCACCGACGACCTCGGCGCGCTGGACGCCGATGCCATCGCCGGCGTGCGCGAAGAAGCCTGGCCGGCACCCAACGGGCTGGATGAAATGCATGAGGCGTTGATGAGCCTGGCGTGTATCGCCGGCAACGAAGTCACGCCGCAATGGACGCAATGGCTGCACACTCTGGCCGAGGGTGGCCGCGCCTATCAACTGCACACTCACTTACAAACCAGCCTATGGGTAGCCGTGGAACGCCTGAGTTGTTTACAGGCGATATACCCCAACCATTTGCCGTTGCTGGCCGGCTTCGATGAGCCCTGGACCTTCGAAGATGCCTTGGTGGAAGTACTGCGCGCGCGTCTCGGAGGGTTTGGCCCACTGACTTTGGTTGAGGTTGCCGCGCCCCTGGCTTTGTCGGTGGCGGATGTCACCCAAGCGCTGGCCCGCCTGGAACAGGAAGGCTACGTACTGCGCGGCCATTTCAGCCCCGGCGCGACTGAAGAACAATGGTGCGAACGCCACCTGCTGGCGCGCATTCATCGCTACACGGTCAAGCGCCTGCGCCGGGAAATCGAGCCGGTGGCATTGCAGGATTTCATGCGCTTTCTGTTCGATTGGCAGCACCTGTCCGAGGGCACCCGTGGCCAGGGCAGTGCGATGCTGGCGCAGATCGTCGGGCAGTTCGAAGGCTATGCCGCCGCTACGTCCGCCTGGGACAGTGACCTGCTCAGTGCACGCCTGAAAGATTACTCATCCACTTGGCTCGACGAACTCTGCCGCAGCGGCAAGCTGGTGTGGACGCGCCTGAGCAACAAGACCAGCGCCATGGCATTGCGCAGTACACCGGTGGTGTTGCTGCCCCGTAGCCAAGTGGGGCTGTGGAGCGGATTGACCGAGCTTACCGATGCCACCACCTTGTCGCCCAAGGCGCAGAAGGTGCATCAAGCCCTGCGCGATCTCGGCGCGCTGTTTTTTGATGAGCTGATGCACGAAGCGCACTTACTGCGCAGTGAACTGGAAACTGCCTTGCAAGAGCTGGTGGGCGCCGGGTTGGTGAATGCCGACAGCTTCGCCGGCCTGCGCGCGCTGACCACACCCGCCAGCAAGCGCCAGGCACGCAGCAGTCGACGCGGGCGTGGCGCGTTTATCGGCGGCATGGACGATGCCGGGCGCTGGGCCTTGGTGCGACGGTCACCCACGGCTGCCGGCCCGCATTCGGCCGAGACGCTGGAACATGTAGCGATGACCCTGCTGCGCCGTTATGGCGTGGTGTTCTGGCGCTTGCTGGAACGGGAGGCAGATTGGCTACCCAGTTGGCGCGAGTTGCTGCGCACCTTTCATCGGCTGGAAGCGCGCGGGGAGATTCGGGGCGGGCGATTTGTGAGTGGCTTGGCGGGAGAGCAGTTTGCGCTGCCGGAGGCAATCCCGTTGCTGCGTGAAGTGCGGCGGCGGCCTTATGACGGTAGTTTGATCGCGGTGTGTGGGGCTGACCCGTTGAACCTGCTCGGCACGTTATTGCCAGGCAACAAGGTGCCAGCTTTGAGCGGCAATCGGATCGTGTACCGGGATGGGTTGCCGGCGGCGGTGATGGTCAGCGGCAAGCAGCAGGTTTTGCTGGAGGTGGATCAGCCGAAAGTGCAGGCGAAGCTGATCAGGCATTGAGTCCAGGGTGACATTGAGGGCCTCTTCACGAGCAAGCCCGCTCCCACATTCGGACCAAGTACAACCTTGAAATATGGTCAAACTGTGGGAGCGGGCTTGCTCGCGAAAGCGTCGGCCCACTCACACTGGATTATTGGGTGCGCGGTTGCTCGGTAAGCACCACGGAAGCAGGCACCTCCTCGTCCGGTTCATCCACCTGCGGCGTACGCTTGGGCAGCAAAACCTGCTGGGGATAAGTCTGCGCGAAGTGCACCTCGTCACAGTTATCCACAAGCTTTTTCAGGCGCTGGTTGAACGCACGGCTCACTGCGTATTGCCCACCCGACACCGTACGAAACTGCGCCGTGAGCACCACGCCG
This window harbors:
- a CDS encoding ABC transporter permease gives rise to the protein MYLFRLAMASLANRRFTAILTAFAIALSVCLLLAVERVRVEARNSFASTISGTDLIVGARSGSVNLLLYSVFRIGNATNNIRWDSFEHFAASPQVKWAIPISLGDSHRGYRVMGTNESYFEHYQYGRKQNLELASGRAFATDPFEVVLGAEVADALHYKLGDKLVLAHGVAVVSLVKHDDKPFTVVGILKRTGTPVDRTLHISLGGMEAIHIDWHNGVPAQGKGRISADQARNMDLTPQAITAFMLGLNNKISTFALQREINEFRGEPMLAILPGVALQELWSMMGTAEKALFVISLFVVLTGLIGMLTAILTSLNERRREMAILRSVGARPWHIATLLIFEAFALALSGVVAGVALLYVCIAASRGYLQANYGLDLPMAWPSEYEWTLLTGILAAALLMGSVPAWRAYRQSLADGLSVRL
- a CDS encoding DUF3299 domain-containing protein, which encodes MRRALFALLLLVAVPAWAEDQPKDLSWQEMIPPDAPPEIPNMKPLHDLSNMADALSVEAAPAAKQDLPNAPVVQSLDGQHIRLPGYIVPLEVSEEGRTTEFLLVPYFGACIHVPPPPSNQIVHVRSEVGVKLDELYQPYWIEGAMQVKPSTSELADAGYQMDAEKIYMYELPE
- a CDS encoding OmpW/AlkL family protein, which gives rise to MNKSLLGASLFALALVAPVAHAHEAGDILVRAGAITVNPKADSGHVKVDQGPLAGTNLGGKATMSSDTQLGLNFAYMLTNHVGIELLAATPFEHDVKIKGTALSPANGKLGTLKHLPPTLSVVYYPLDNKSAFQPYVGAGINYTWIYDEHVGSRAQGAGFSNFKAENSWGWAAQIGADYMINDKWMINAQARYIDISTKATVENNGVAPGTRAKVNVDVDPMVYMVGIGYKF
- a CDS encoding sugar nucleotide-binding protein is translated as MRMRLMLLGGGNALGQALIRLGAEEDIGFLAPKPPQDGWDAASLTQLLDDTRPDALINLAYYFDWFQAEAVSETRLAAQEFAIERLAELCQHHNITLLQPSSYRVFDGSRATAYSEKDEPVPLGLRGQALWRIEQSVRATCPQHVLLRFGWLLDDSLDGTLGRFLARAEKPDELLMADDRRGNPTPVDDAARVIISVLKQLDCAAPLWGTYHYAGQEATTPLALGQAILTEARSYHSLAIESPTAQAHAARPDASEEPQHAVLACKKILHTFGIKPRAWRAGLPALLDRFYRHG
- a CDS encoding DEAD/DEAH box helicase; the protein is MNLPESTDRALDGFHPAVSAWFRSTFPSVTAAQAQAWPLIRQRQSTLIAAPTGSGKTLTAFLAVLDDLVHQGLAHGGELPDETLVVYVSPLKALSNDIQINLQNPLAGITEHLQNQGLPPLVIRTAVRTGDTPQKDRALMRKRPPHILVTTPESLYVLLGSDSGRQMLASTRTVIVDEIHAIAAGKRGSHLALSLERLQGLCAEPLMRIGLSATQKPINVVSRFLVGSGRDCAIVDIGHARPRDLDIEVPPAPLSAVMANDVWELVYDRLAELAREHRTTLVFVNTRRLAERLARHLSERLGKTAVAAHHGSLAKEMRLDAEQRLKGGELQVLIATASLELGIDIGDVDLVCQIGSPGSINGFLQRVGRSGHQVGGTPKGRLFATTRDDLIECAALLDCVRRGELDTLHIPVAPLDVLAQQIIAEVSAREWSEQGLLEVIHRAAPYAELDERHYQALLQMLSDGYNGRQGIRSAYLHRDAMTRTLRGRRGAKLTAVTSGGTIPDNADYSVLLEPQSLNIGSVNEDFAVESIAGDIFQLGNTSYRILRVEAGKVRVEDAHGQPPTIPFWLGEAPGRSNELSAAVARLQGQIDALLSATPGNLQSAQDWLTKTLGLNRASAEQILDYLARTRQALSALPSQNTLIMERFFDASGGTQLIIHTPFGSRVNRAWGLALRKRFCRTFNFELQAAASENAIVLSLSTSHSFELDEVWRYLNSHSAEHILIQAVLDAPLFGVRWRWNAGVALALPRYTGGRKVAPQIQRMKSEDLIASVFPDQIACLENLAGEREVPEHPLVEQTLDDCLHEAMDSNAWLALLRRMERGEVRLISRDLPAPSPMAAEILSARPYTFLDDAPLEERRTQAVLNRRWSDPQSTDDLGALDADAIAGVREEAWPAPNGLDEMHEALMSLACIAGNEVTPQWTQWLHTLAEGGRAYQLHTHLQTSLWVAVERLSCLQAIYPNHLPLLAGFDEPWTFEDALVEVLRARLGGFGPLTLVEVAAPLALSVADVTQALARLEQEGYVLRGHFSPGATEEQWCERHLLARIHRYTVKRLRREIEPVALQDFMRFLFDWQHLSEGTRGQGSAMLAQIVGQFEGYAAATSAWDSDLLSARLKDYSSTWLDELCRSGKLVWTRLSNKTSAMALRSTPVVLLPRSQVGLWSGLTELTDATTLSPKAQKVHQALRDLGALFFDELMHEAHLLRSELETALQELVGAGLVNADSFAGLRALTTPASKRQARSSRRGRGAFIGGMDDAGRWALVRRSPTAAGPHSAETLEHVAMTLLRRYGVVFWRLLEREADWLPSWRELLRTFHRLEARGEIRGGRFVSGLAGEQFALPEAIPLLREVRRRPYDGSLIAVCGADPLNLLGTLLPGNKVPALSGNRIVYRDGLPAAVMVSGKQQVLLEVDQPKVQAKLIRH